In Fusobacterium hwasookii, a single window of DNA contains:
- the glyS gene encoding glycine--tRNA ligase subunit beta yields the protein MELLFEIGMEEIPARFLNQALEDLKTNFEKKLKNNRIKFDGVRTYGTPRRLVLVVDKVAEMQEDLDELNIGPSKERAYKDGALTKAGEGFLKAHRIEEDQVEIIKNDKGEYIAFKRFSKGKPTETILPEILKALVLEETFQKSMRWSDKTVRFARPIEWFLALYGGKVVDFEIEGIKSSNKSKGHRFFGKEFEVSSVEDYLKKIKENNVIIDISERRKMIEEMINNSLLEDEKADVDEGLLDEVTNLVEHPYAIVGNFSEDFLEVPQEVLIISMKVHQRYFPILNKKGKLLPKFIVIRNGIDFSENVKKGNEKVLSARLADARFFYYEDLKTPLDNNVEKLKTVVFQKDLGTIYNKVKRCEKIAEFLIEKLKYNYMKEDILRTVKLAKADLVSNMINEKEFTKLQGFMGENYALKAGEEIGVALGIKEHYYPRFQGDLLPSGIEGIIAGISDRVDTLVGCFGVGLIPTGSKDPFALRRTALGIVNIIINANLDISLKDLVKVSLDALEADKVLKTDRAKVEADVLDFLKQRIINVFTDMKYRKDVILAVLDKDSDNITNALEIVKVITEKLSKDKMQALLQAVKRVFNIMKGSKDVTIKEKLFKTDIEKTLYTESKKVGEEAEKAVKEKEYADYFERIFTLVPTIDKYFETVIVMDEDKNVRDNRIGQLTYIMNLFGKIASLNKLD from the coding sequence GTGGAATTATTATTTGAAATAGGAATGGAAGAAATACCTGCAAGATTTTTAAATCAAGCATTAGAAGATTTAAAGACTAATTTTGAAAAAAAATTAAAAAATAATAGAATAAAATTTGATGGAGTAAGAACTTATGGTACACCTAGAAGACTTGTTTTAGTTGTTGATAAAGTTGCAGAAATGCAAGAAGACTTAGATGAGTTAAATATAGGGCCATCAAAAGAAAGAGCCTATAAAGATGGAGCTTTAACAAAAGCTGGAGAAGGTTTCTTAAAAGCACATAGAATTGAAGAAGACCAAGTTGAAATAATTAAAAATGACAAGGGAGAATATATAGCATTCAAAAGATTTTCAAAAGGAAAACCTACTGAAACTATACTTCCAGAAATTTTAAAAGCCTTAGTTTTAGAAGAAACTTTCCAAAAATCAATGAGATGGTCAGATAAAACTGTTAGATTTGCAAGACCTATCGAGTGGTTTTTAGCACTATATGGAGGAAAAGTAGTAGATTTTGAAATTGAAGGAATAAAAAGTTCTAATAAATCTAAGGGACACAGATTCTTTGGAAAGGAATTTGAAGTATCTTCTGTTGAAGATTACTTAAAGAAAATAAAAGAAAACAATGTAATTATTGATATTTCTGAAAGAAGAAAAATGATAGAAGAAATGATTAATAATTCATTATTAGAAGATGAAAAAGCAGATGTGGATGAAGGATTGTTAGATGAAGTTACAAACTTAGTTGAACATCCTTATGCAATAGTTGGAAATTTCTCAGAAGATTTCTTAGAAGTTCCACAAGAGGTTTTAATAATATCTATGAAAGTTCATCAAAGATATTTCCCAATTTTAAATAAAAAGGGAAAATTACTTCCTAAATTTATAGTTATTAGAAATGGAATTGATTTTTCTGAAAATGTTAAAAAGGGTAATGAAAAAGTTTTATCTGCAAGACTTGCAGATGCTAGATTCTTCTACTATGAAGATTTAAAAACTCCATTAGATAATAATGTAGAAAAATTAAAAACAGTTGTATTCCAAAAAGATTTAGGAACTATCTATAATAAGGTAAAAAGATGTGAAAAAATAGCTGAATTCTTAATAGAAAAATTAAAATACAACTATATGAAAGAAGATATTTTAAGAACAGTTAAACTTGCTAAGGCAGACTTAGTTTCAAATATGATAAATGAAAAGGAGTTTACAAAACTTCAAGGATTTATGGGAGAAAACTATGCTTTAAAAGCAGGTGAAGAAATAGGAGTTGCTCTAGGAATAAAAGAACATTATTACCCTAGATTCCAAGGGGATTTATTACCAAGTGGAATAGAAGGAATAATTGCTGGAATTTCTGATAGAGTAGATACATTGGTTGGTTGTTTTGGAGTAGGTCTAATCCCTACTGGTTCAAAAGACCCATTTGCTTTAAGAAGAACAGCTTTAGGTATTGTAAACATTATTATAAATGCAAATCTTGATATTTCATTGAAAGATTTAGTAAAGGTTTCATTAGATGCTTTAGAAGCAGATAAGGTATTAAAAACAGATAGAGCAAAAGTTGAAGCTGATGTATTAGATTTCTTAAAACAAAGAATCATAAATGTATTTACAGATATGAAGTATAGAAAAGATGTTATCCTAGCAGTTTTAGATAAAGACTCAGATAATATCACTAATGCTTTAGAAATAGTAAAGGTAATAACTGAAAAATTATCTAAAGATAAGATGCAAGCTCTTTTACAAGCTGTAAAGAGAGTATTTAATATAATGAAGGGTAGCAAAGATGTTACTATAAAAGAAAAATTATTTAAAACTGATATAGAAAAAACATTATATACAGAATCAAAGAAAGTTGGAGAAGAAGCAGAAAAAGCTGTAAAAGAAAAGGAATATGCTGATTATTTTGAAAGAATATTTACATTAGTTCCAACTATTGATAAATACTTTGAAACTGTTATAGTAATGGATGAAGACAAAAATGTAAGAGATAATAGAATAGGTCAACTAACTTATATTATGAATTTATTTGGAAAAATAGCTTCTTTAAATAAGTTAGATTAA
- the glyQ gene encoding glycine--tRNA ligase subunit alpha, translated as MTFQEIIFSLQQFWSSKGCIIGNPYDIEKGAGTFNPNTFLMSLGPEPWNVAYVEPSRRPKDGRYGDNPNRVYQHHQFQVIMKPSPTNIQELYLESLRVLGIEPEKHDIRFVEDDWESPTLGAWGLGWEVWLDGMEITQFTYFQQVGGLELDVIPVEITYGLERLALYIQNKENVYDLEWTKGVKYGDMRYQFEFENSKYSFELATLDKHFKWFDDYEEEAKKVLDQGLVLPAYDYVLKCSHAFNVLDSRGAISTTERMGYILRVRNLARRCAEVFVENRKALGYPLLNKK; from the coding sequence ATGACATTTCAAGAAATAATTTTTTCTTTACAACAATTTTGGAGTTCTAAGGGTTGCATAATAGGTAACCCTTATGATATAGAAAAAGGAGCAGGGACATTTAACCCAAATACATTTTTAATGTCTTTAGGGCCTGAACCTTGGAATGTGGCTTATGTAGAGCCATCAAGAAGACCAAAAGATGGAAGATATGGAGATAACCCTAACAGAGTTTATCAACATCATCAATTTCAAGTAATAATGAAGCCATCTCCAACTAATATTCAAGAATTATATCTTGAAAGTTTAAGAGTTCTAGGAATAGAGCCTGAAAAACATGATATAAGATTTGTTGAAGATGACTGGGAATCTCCTACTCTTGGAGCTTGGGGACTTGGTTGGGAAGTATGGTTAGATGGAATGGAAATAACTCAATTTACTTACTTCCAACAAGTTGGAGGATTAGAATTAGATGTAATCCCTGTTGAAATTACTTATGGTTTAGAAAGACTTGCACTATATATTCAAAATAAAGAAAATGTATATGATTTAGAATGGACAAAAGGAGTAAAGTATGGAGATATGAGATATCAATTTGAATTTGAAAACTCAAAATACTCTTTTGAACTTGCTACTTTAGATAAACATTTTAAATGGTTTGATGACTATGAAGAAGAAGCTAAAAAAGTCTTAGATCAAGGTTTAGTTTTACCAGCTTATGACTATGTTTTAAAATGTTCTCATGCTTTTAATGTTTTAGATTCAAGAGGAGCTATTTCAACAACTGAAAGAATGGGATATATTTTAAGAGTTAGAAACTTAGCTAGAAGATGTGCAGAAGTATTTGTGGAAAATAGAAAAGCATTGGGTTACCCTCTTTTAAATAAAAAATAA
- a CDS encoding BMC domain-containing protein produces MVYIEREDNMEKQRTIQEYVPGKQVTLAHLIANPDKDMCVKLGLDEEKTNAIGILTITPGEAAIISADIAIKSGSIELGFLDRFSGTLLLTGDFASVESSLKAVLEFLKETLKFYICEITRS; encoded by the coding sequence ATGGTATATATAGAAAGAGAGGATAATATGGAAAAACAAAGAACGATTCAAGAATATGTACCAGGGAAACAAGTTACATTAGCACACTTAATAGCAAACCCTGATAAAGATATGTGCGTAAAGTTAGGGCTTGATGAAGAAAAAACAAATGCTATTGGTATACTTACAATTACACCTGGGGAAGCAGCAATAATAAGTGCAGATATAGCAATCAAATCTGGAAGTATTGAATTGGGATTTTTAGATAGATTTAGTGGAACACTTTTATTAACAGGAGACTTTGCAAGTGTTGAATCATCACTTAAAGCAGTTTTAGAATTTTTAAAAGAAACT
- the lspA gene encoding signal peptidase II produces the protein MIYIFLFLILLIIDQYSKFIVHGTLNIGDTIPIIDNFFNLTYVQNRGVAFGLFQGKIDIVSILALVAIGLILFYFCKNFKKISFLERIAYTMIFAGAVGNMIDRLFRNFVIDMLDFRGIWSFIFNFADVWINIGVILIIIEHVFFNRKKRVK, from the coding sequence ATGATTTATATATTCTTGTTCTTGATATTACTTATAATAGACCAATATTCAAAATTTATAGTTCATGGGACTCTAAATATTGGAGATACAATTCCAATAATAGATAATTTCTTTAATTTGACATATGTACAAAATAGAGGAGTTGCTTTTGGACTATTTCAAGGTAAGATAGACATAGTAAGTATTTTAGCACTAGTTGCAATAGGCTTAATTCTATTCTATTTCTGTAAAAACTTTAAAAAAATAAGTTTCTTAGAGAGAATAGCTTATACTATGATATTTGCAGGGGCAGTTGGAAATATGATAGATAGATTATTTAGAAATTTTGTAATAGATATGTTAGATTTTAGAGGTATCTGGTCTTTCATATTTAACTTTGCAGATGTCTGGATAAATATAGGTGTAATTTTGATAATAATAGAACATGTATTTTTCAATAGAAAAAAGAGGGTGAAATAA
- the folE gene encoding GTP cyclohydrolase I FolE encodes MESKRIENAFIEVVEALGDVEYKEELKDTPKRIADSYKEIFYGIGIDPKEVLTRTFDINNNELIIEKSIDFYSMCEHHFLPFFGTICIAYIPNKKIFGFGDILKLIEILSRRPQLQERLTEEIAKYIYDLLDCQGVYVVVEAKHLCMTMRGQKKENTKILTTSAKGVFETDINKKLEVLTLLK; translated from the coding sequence ATGGAGTCAAAGAGGATAGAAAATGCATTTATTGAAGTTGTAGAAGCTTTGGGAGATGTAGAATACAAAGAAGAATTAAAGGATACACCTAAAAGAATAGCTGATAGCTATAAGGAAATTTTTTATGGAATAGGTATTGATCCTAAAGAAGTTTTAACAAGAACTTTTGATATCAACAATAATGAACTTATTATTGAGAAAAGTATAGACTTCTACTCTATGTGTGAACACCATTTTCTACCTTTTTTTGGGACTATTTGTATAGCCTATATACCAAATAAAAAGATTTTTGGCTTTGGTGATATTTTAAAACTTATAGAAATTTTATCGAGAAGACCTCAGTTGCAGGAAAGACTTACAGAAGAAATAGCAAAATATATTTATGACTTACTAGACTGTCAAGGTGTCTATGTGGTTGTTGAAGCAAAACATTTATGTATGACTATGAGAGGTCAGAAAAAAGAAAATACAAAAATTTTAACAACTTCTGCAAAAGGAGTATTTGAAACTGATATTAATAAAAAATTAGAAGTTTTGACACTATTGAAATAA
- the ileS gene encoding isoleucine--tRNA ligase, with the protein MNEKEYTSTLHLPKTDFQMKANLPNKEPKYIKKWAEEKIYEKGLEKNKNGETFILHDGPPYANGNTHIGHALNKILKDIIIKYKTFRGYRSPYVPGWDTHGLPIELQVVKEVGLGKAREMSALEIRKLCEKYARKWVGIQKEQFIRLGVLGDWDNPYLTLDPRFEAKQLELFGEIYEKGYIFKGLKPVYWSPATETALAEAEIEYYDHTSPSIYVRMQANKDLLDKIGFNEDAFVLIWTTTPWTLPANVAICLNENFDYGLYKTEKGNLILAKDLVESAFIDIGIENAELLKEFKGKELEYTTYQHPFLERTGLVILGDHVTADAGTGAVHTAPGHGQDDYVVGLSYKLPVVSPIDHRGCLTEEAGDLFKGLVYSEANKAIIKHLTETGHILKMQEISHSYPHDWRSKTPVIFRATEQWFIRMEGGDLREKTLKVIDEINFIPSWGKNRIGSMMETRPDWCISRQRVWGVPIPIFYNDETNEEIFHKEILDRICDLVREHGSNIWVEKSPEELIGEELLVKYNLKGLKLRKETNIMDVWFDSGSSHRGVLEVWEGLHRPCDLYLEGSDQHRGWFHTSLLTSVASTEDSPYKSVLTHGFVNDGEGRKMSKSLGNTVSPEDVIKVYGADILRLWCGSVDYRDDVRISDNIVKQMSEAYRRIRNTARYILGNSYDFNPKTDKVAYKDMLEIDKWALNKLEVLKRSVTESYDKYEFYNLFQGIHYFAAVDMSAFYLDIIKDRLYTEKKDSVARRAAQTVMYEVLMTLTKMVAPILSFTAEEIWESLPAETRESESIFLADWYVNNDEYLNPELDEKWQQIIKLRKEVNKKLEKARQGENKIIGNSLDAKVSLYTEDNTLKEFIKENLELLETVFIVSDIEVVDSADENYTDAEEVEKLKIKITHADGEKCERCWKYDDLGTDSEHPTLCPRCTAVLK; encoded by the coding sequence ATGAATGAGAAAGAGTACACAAGTACGCTACATTTACCAAAAACAGACTTTCAAATGAAAGCAAACTTGCCTAATAAAGAGCCAAAATACATAAAGAAATGGGCTGAGGAAAAGATTTATGAAAAAGGTTTAGAGAAAAATAAAAATGGGGAAACTTTTATATTGCATGATGGACCACCTTATGCAAATGGAAATACACATATAGGACATGCTTTAAATAAGATATTAAAAGACATAATTATAAAGTATAAAACTTTTAGAGGGTATAGATCACCTTATGTTCCTGGTTGGGATACACATGGATTACCAATAGAACTACAAGTGGTTAAAGAAGTTGGACTTGGAAAAGCAAGAGAAATGTCTGCTTTAGAAATAAGAAAACTTTGTGAAAAATATGCTAGAAAATGGGTAGGAATACAAAAAGAACAATTTATAAGATTAGGAGTTTTAGGAGATTGGGATAATCCTTATCTAACTCTTGACCCTAGATTTGAAGCAAAACAATTAGAATTATTTGGGGAAATCTATGAAAAAGGATATATATTCAAAGGTTTAAAACCTGTATATTGGTCGCCTGCAACAGAAACAGCACTTGCAGAAGCAGAAATAGAATACTATGACCATACATCTCCATCTATCTATGTAAGAATGCAAGCTAATAAAGATTTATTAGATAAAATAGGATTTAATGAAGATGCCTTTGTTTTAATATGGACAACTACTCCTTGGACATTACCAGCAAATGTGGCTATATGTCTTAATGAAAATTTTGATTATGGACTATATAAAACAGAAAAAGGTAACTTAATTCTTGCAAAAGATTTAGTAGAAAGTGCATTTATAGATATAGGAATAGAAAATGCAGAACTTTTAAAAGAATTTAAAGGAAAAGAATTAGAATATACAACATATCAACATCCTTTCTTAGAAAGAACAGGACTTGTAATCTTAGGTGACCATGTTACTGCTGATGCAGGTACAGGAGCAGTTCATACAGCACCAGGGCATGGACAAGATGACTATGTTGTTGGACTTAGCTATAAATTACCAGTTGTATCTCCAATAGATCATAGAGGTTGCTTAACAGAAGAAGCGGGAGATTTATTTAAAGGACTTGTTTATTCAGAAGCGAATAAAGCTATAATAAAACATTTAACTGAAACTGGACATATATTAAAAATGCAAGAAATAAGTCACTCTTATCCACATGATTGGAGATCTAAAACACCTGTTATATTCAGAGCCACTGAACAATGGTTTATAAGAATGGAAGGTGGAGATTTAAGAGAAAAGACTTTAAAAGTTATAGATGAAATAAACTTTATACCTTCTTGGGGTAAAAATAGAATAGGTTCTATGATGGAAACAAGACCTGACTGGTGTATATCAAGACAAAGAGTTTGGGGAGTTCCTATTCCAATATTCTATAATGATGAAACAAATGAAGAAATATTCCATAAAGAAATATTAGATAGAATCTGTGACCTAGTAAGAGAACATGGATCTAATATCTGGGTTGAAAAAAGTCCAGAAGAATTAATTGGAGAAGAATTATTAGTAAAATATAATCTAAAAGGATTAAAATTAAGAAAAGAAACAAATATAATGGACGTTTGGTTTGACTCAGGAAGTAGTCATAGAGGAGTATTAGAAGTTTGGGAAGGTTTACATAGACCATGTGACTTATACCTTGAAGGTTCAGATCAACATAGAGGATGGTTCCATACTTCACTTTTAACATCAGTTGCTTCAACTGAAGATTCGCCTTATAAGAGTGTATTAACTCATGGCTTTGTTAATGATGGTGAAGGAAGAAAAATGTCTAAGTCTTTAGGAAATACAGTTTCTCCTGAGGATGTAATAAAAGTTTATGGAGCAGATATATTAAGACTTTGGTGTGGTTCTGTTGACTATAGAGATGATGTAAGAATATCTGATAATATAGTTAAACAAATGTCAGAAGCATACAGAAGAATAAGAAATACTGCAAGATATATACTTGGAAACAGCTATGATTTTAACCCAAAAACTGATAAAGTAGCATATAAAGATATGTTAGAAATAGATAAATGGGCTTTAAATAAATTAGAAGTATTAAAGAGAAGTGTAACTGAAAGTTATGATAAATATGAATTCTATAATCTATTCCAAGGTATACACTACTTTGCAGCAGTAGATATGTCAGCTTTCTACTTAGATATAATAAAAGATAGACTTTATACTGAAAAGAAAGATTCTGTTGCAAGAAGAGCAGCACAAACAGTTATGTATGAAGTTTTAATGACTTTAACAAAAATGGTAGCACCAATACTTTCATTTACAGCAGAAGAAATATGGGAAAGTTTACCAGCTGAAACAAGAGAATCTGAATCAATTTTCTTAGCAGATTGGTATGTAAATAATGATGAATATTTAAACCCAGAGCTTGATGAAAAATGGCAACAAATAATAAAACTAAGAAAAGAAGTAAATAAAAAATTAGAAAAAGCTAGACAAGGTGAAAACAAAATAATAGGAAACTCTTTAGATGCAAAAGTTAGCCTATACACAGAAGATAATACTTTAAAAGAATTTATAAAAGAAAACTTAGAGTTATTAGAAACAGTATTTATTGTTTCTGATATAGAAGTAGTAGATTCTGCTGATGAAAATTATACAGATGCAGAAGAAGTAGAAAAATTAAAAATAAAAATTACTCATGCAGATGGTGAAAAGTGTGAAAGATGTTGGAAATATGATGATTTAGGAACTGACTCAGAACATCCTACACTTTGCCCAAGATGTACAGCAGTATTAAAATAG
- the folP gene encoding dihydropteroate synthase, translating to MKKISCGNKEIILGERTLVMGILNVTPDSFSDGGKYNNLDSAMKQAEKLILDGADIIDVGGESTRPGHVQITSEEEISRVVPIIEKISKNLNTIISIDTYKYDVAEVAIKAGANIINDIWGLQYHNGEMADLVKKSNLPIIVMHNQNDEIYNKDIMLSLREFFEKTYKIADKYEIDRDKIILDPGLGFGKNAEQNIEILSRLNELKDMGPILLGASKKRFIGRLLNDLPFDERVEGTVATTVIGIEKGVDIVRVHNVLENKRACLVADGIYRKRG from the coding sequence ATGAAAAAAATTAGTTGTGGAAATAAAGAAATTATTTTAGGAGAAAGAACCTTAGTAATGGGGATTTTAAATGTTACTCCTGATTCTTTTTCAGATGGTGGAAAATATAATAATTTAGATTCTGCAATGAAACAAGCAGAAAAATTAATCTTAGATGGAGCAGATATAATAGATGTAGGTGGAGAATCTACAAGACCAGGGCATGTTCAGATAACATCAGAAGAAGAAATATCTAGAGTAGTACCAATTATAGAAAAGATTTCTAAAAATTTAAATACAATAATTTCTATTGATACATATAAGTATGATGTAGCAGAAGTAGCAATAAAAGCTGGAGCAAATATAATAAATGATATTTGGGGCTTGCAATATCACAATGGTGAAATGGCAGACTTAGTGAAAAAATCCAATCTTCCAATCATTGTAATGCACAATCAAAACGATGAAATTTATAATAAAGATATAATGTTATCTTTGAGAGAATTTTTTGAAAAAACATATAAGATAGCAGATAAGTATGAAATTGATAGAGATAAAATAATTTTAGATCCAGGTTTAGGTTTTGGAAAAAATGCTGAGCAAAATATAGAAATTCTATCAAGATTAAATGAGTTAAAAGATATGGGACCTATTTTACTAGGTGCTTCTAAAAAAAGATTTATAGGTAGACTTCTTAATGATTTACCTTTTGATGAAAGAGTTGAAGGAACTGTTGCAACTACTGTGATAGGTATAGAAAAAGGAGTGGACATAGTTAGGGTTCACAATGTTTTAGAAAATAAAAGAGCCTGTCTAGTTGCAGATGGTATATATAGAAAGAGAGGATAA
- the folK gene encoding 2-amino-4-hydroxy-6-hydroxymethyldihydropteridine diphosphokinase: protein MDKIYIRDLEFIGYHGVFEEEKKLGQKFFVSLELTTNLREAGLNDDITKTTHYGEVSESVKKIFFQKKYDLIETLAEDIAREVLLNYPLISELKLEIKKPWAPVGIPLKDVSVEITRKWNEVYISLGSNMGNKKENLEKAIKEVAKIKDTFIIKESKIIETEPFGYKEQDDFLNSCIGVKTLLTPREILKELLAIEIRMGRERKIKWGPRIIDLDIIFYGKEVIEEDDLIVPHPYMEYREFVLKPLEEIIPNFVHPLLSKRISTLRKELENEKN from the coding sequence ATGGATAAAATTTATATAAGAGATTTAGAATTTATAGGTTATCATGGAGTTTTTGAAGAAGAAAAAAAATTAGGACAAAAATTTTTTGTAAGTTTAGAACTTACTACTAATTTAAGAGAAGCAGGCTTAAATGATGATATAACAAAAACAACTCATTATGGAGAAGTTTCAGAAAGTGTAAAGAAAATCTTTTTTCAAAAGAAATATGATTTAATAGAAACTTTAGCAGAGGATATAGCAAGAGAAGTATTACTTAATTATCCTTTGATAAGTGAGTTAAAATTAGAAATAAAGAAACCATGGGCACCAGTTGGAATACCACTTAAAGATGTTTCTGTGGAAATTACAAGAAAGTGGAATGAAGTGTATATTTCACTAGGTTCTAATATGGGAAACAAAAAAGAGAACTTAGAAAAAGCTATAAAAGAAGTAGCTAAAATAAAAGATACTTTCATTATAAAAGAAAGTAAAATTATTGAAACAGAACCTTTTGGTTATAAAGAACAAGATGATTTTTTAAATTCTTGCATAGGTGTTAAAACTTTATTAACACCAAGAGAAATTTTAAAAGAACTACTTGCCATTGAAATAAGAATGGGAAGAGAAAGAAAAATTAAATGGGGACCTAGAATCATTGATTTAGATATAATTTTCTACGGTAAGGAAGTTATAGAAGAAGATGATTTAATAGTACCTCATCCATATATGGAGTACAGAGAGTTTGTCCTAAAACCTTTGGAAGAAATAATACCTAATTTTGTTCATCCGTTGCTTTCAAAGAGAATTAGTACTCTTAGAAAGGAGCTTGAAAATGAAAAAAATTAG